The following are encoded together in the Streptomyces sp. NBC_00358 genome:
- a CDS encoding aldo/keto reductase, with the protein MPFARLASATTPTAHLGLGLAAVGRPGYINLGREDDLPADRSVDALRERTLELLEAAYAQGVRYFDVARSYGRSEEFLADWLSGRPGIDDIVVGSKWGYRYTADWRTDAEAHEVKDHGLAMYERQRAETAELLGDRLDLYQIHSVTPDSPALTDKELHAALAEAAAGGLSIGFSTSGPAQAEAIRAALAVTVDGAPLFRTVQCTYNALETSAAPALAEAHDAGLTVIVKEGVANGRLAGTHAPDVLRAVAAETSLGSDAVALALILRQPWAGVVLSGAATVLQLASNLHAAVVDLDDDQVSRLAALAEEPRAYWERRGQLPWH; encoded by the coding sequence ATGCCCTTCGCACGTCTCGCCTCAGCCACGACTCCCACCGCCCACCTCGGCCTGGGGCTCGCCGCCGTGGGCAGGCCCGGCTACATCAACCTCGGGCGCGAGGACGACCTCCCGGCCGACCGCAGTGTCGACGCGCTGCGCGAGCGCACCCTTGAACTCCTCGAAGCCGCCTACGCCCAGGGCGTGCGCTACTTCGACGTGGCCCGCTCCTACGGCCGCTCCGAGGAGTTCCTCGCCGACTGGCTGAGCGGCCGCCCCGGCATCGACGACATCGTCGTCGGCAGCAAGTGGGGCTACAGGTACACGGCCGACTGGCGCACCGACGCCGAGGCGCACGAGGTCAAGGACCACGGCCTCGCCATGTACGAGCGGCAGCGCGCCGAGACCGCGGAGCTGCTCGGCGACCGGCTCGACCTCTACCAGATCCACTCGGTGACCCCGGACAGCCCGGCCCTCACCGACAAGGAGCTGCATGCGGCACTGGCCGAAGCCGCCGCCGGGGGCCTGTCCATCGGCTTCTCCACCAGCGGGCCCGCGCAGGCGGAGGCGATCCGTGCCGCGCTGGCCGTCACGGTCGACGGCGCGCCGCTCTTCCGTACCGTCCAGTGCACGTACAACGCCCTGGAGACCTCGGCCGCGCCCGCGCTCGCCGAGGCCCACGACGCCGGACTCACGGTGATCGTCAAGGAGGGCGTGGCCAACGGCCGGCTCGCCGGAACCCATGCCCCCGACGTGTTGCGTGCCGTCGCCGCCGAGACCTCCCTGGGGTCCGACGCGGTCGCCCTCGCGCTGATCCTTCGGCAGCCCTGGGCGGGTGTCGTGCTGTCGGGGGCCGCCACCGTCCTCCAGCTCGCCTCGAACCTGCACGCGGCGGTCGTCGACCTCGACGACGACCAGGTGTCCCGGCTCGCGGCCCTCGCGGAGGAACCGCGGGCGTACTGGGAGCGACGCGGGCAGTTGCCCTGGCACTGA
- a CDS encoding pyridoxamine 5'-phosphate oxidase family protein, which translates to MGKTYERIDGRLRTFIEAQPLFFTATAPLSGEGTVNLSPKGLSGSFAVLDDLTVAYLDFAGSTAETIAHLRENGRITLMWCAFQGPPNIVRVHGRGEPVFRDDPRFKELLTRFPAIDPALHGLRAIIVVTAELVRDSCGYAVPTMSYDEDRDLHARRFAREDDTSLNEYFTKKEHIATSLDGLPGLPLPLPPSTV; encoded by the coding sequence ATGGGAAAGACTTACGAGCGCATCGACGGCCGCCTCCGCACGTTCATCGAGGCGCAGCCCCTCTTCTTCACCGCGACCGCGCCGCTGTCCGGGGAGGGCACGGTCAACCTGTCACCCAAAGGGCTCAGCGGATCGTTCGCCGTACTCGACGACCTGACCGTGGCCTATCTGGACTTCGCCGGCAGTACCGCCGAGACGATCGCGCATCTGCGCGAGAACGGCCGGATCACGCTGATGTGGTGCGCCTTCCAGGGCCCGCCCAACATCGTCCGGGTGCACGGGCGCGGCGAGCCGGTCTTCCGCGACGACCCGCGCTTCAAGGAACTCCTCACCCGGTTCCCCGCCATCGATCCCGCCCTGCACGGACTGCGCGCGATCATCGTCGTGACCGCCGAACTCGTCCGCGACTCCTGCGGCTACGCGGTGCCCACCATGTCGTACGACGAGGACCGCGACCTGCATGCCAGGCGCTTCGCGCGCGAGGACGACACCTCGCTGAACGAGTACTTCACCAAGAAGGAGCACATCGCGACGAGCCTGGACGGACTGCCCGGGCTGCCGCTTCCGTTGCCCCCCAGTACGGTCTGA
- a CDS encoding TetR/AcrR family transcriptional regulator, whose translation MAVDRDHVLRSAAALLTRKSTATMDEVAKAAGISRATLHRQFAGRDALVRALEALGIEECEAALDAARLDDGPAQEAVRRLVRELEKVAGLLAFLYTENQLFEGDGQHEGWARLDARMAALFRRGQEDGEFRIDLTPAWLTEALYGLMASAAWAVTEGRVAAKDFHHMIVELLLGGALRGEEP comes from the coding sequence ATGGCTGTCGACCGTGACCACGTGCTGCGCAGCGCAGCCGCCCTGCTCACCCGCAAATCCACCGCGACCATGGACGAGGTCGCCAAGGCCGCCGGGATCAGCCGGGCCACCCTGCACCGCCAGTTCGCCGGCCGGGACGCGCTCGTCCGCGCCCTGGAGGCGCTCGGCATCGAGGAGTGCGAGGCGGCTCTCGACGCGGCCCGGCTCGACGACGGCCCCGCCCAGGAAGCCGTGCGCCGGCTGGTGCGGGAGCTGGAGAAGGTGGCGGGACTGCTCGCCTTCCTCTACACGGAGAACCAGCTCTTCGAGGGCGACGGCCAGCACGAGGGCTGGGCCCGGCTCGACGCCCGGATGGCCGCGCTGTTCCGGCGCGGCCAGGAGGACGGCGAGTTCCGCATCGACCTCACCCCGGCCTGGCTCACCGAGGCGCTCTACGGACTGATGGCCTCGGCCGCCTGGGCCGTGACCGAGGGCCGGGTCGCCGCCAAGGACTTCCACCACATGATCGTCGAGCTGCTGCTCGGCGGCGCGCTCAGGGGAGAGGAACCATGA
- a CDS encoding argininosuccinate synthase yields MTERVVLAYSGGLDTSVAIGWIAEETGAEVIAVAVDVGQGGEDLDVIRKRALACGAVEAEVADAKDEFADEYCLPAIKANALYMDRYPLVSALSRPTIVKHLVAAAQKHGATTVAHGCTGKGNDQVRFEAGIVALAPDLKCIAPVRDYAMTRDKAIAFCEEKQLPIATTKKSPYSIDQNVFGRAVETGFLEDIWNAPIEDIYEYTSNPAEAREADEVIITFKQGVPVAIDGRPVSVLQAIQQLNERAGAQGIGRIDMVEDRLVGIKSREVYEAPGAIALITAHQELENVTVERELARYKRQVEQRWGELVYDGQWFSPLKRALDGFIDEANQHVNGDIRMTLHGGRAVVTGRRSDTSLYDFDLATYDTGDTFDQAAAKGFIDIYSLSSKIAAKRDLA; encoded by the coding sequence GTGACCGAGCGCGTCGTACTCGCCTACTCAGGCGGTCTGGACACCTCCGTCGCCATCGGTTGGATCGCCGAGGAGACGGGCGCCGAGGTCATCGCCGTCGCGGTCGATGTCGGCCAGGGTGGCGAGGACCTGGACGTCATCCGTAAGCGCGCCCTCGCGTGCGGCGCCGTCGAGGCCGAGGTCGCGGACGCCAAGGACGAGTTCGCCGACGAGTACTGCCTCCCGGCGATCAAGGCCAACGCCCTCTACATGGACCGCTATCCGCTGGTCTCCGCCCTCTCCCGCCCGACGATCGTCAAGCACCTCGTCGCCGCCGCCCAGAAGCACGGCGCCACCACGGTCGCCCACGGCTGCACCGGCAAGGGCAACGACCAGGTGCGGTTCGAGGCCGGCATCGTCGCCCTCGCCCCCGACCTCAAGTGCATCGCCCCGGTCCGCGACTACGCGATGACCCGGGACAAGGCGATCGCCTTCTGCGAGGAGAAGCAGCTCCCGATCGCCACCACCAAGAAGTCCCCGTACTCCATCGACCAGAACGTCTTCGGGCGCGCGGTCGAGACGGGCTTCCTGGAGGACATCTGGAACGCCCCGATCGAGGACATCTACGAGTACACCTCGAACCCCGCCGAGGCCCGCGAGGCCGACGAGGTGATCATCACCTTCAAGCAGGGTGTCCCGGTCGCCATCGACGGCAGGCCCGTCAGCGTCCTCCAGGCCATCCAGCAGCTCAACGAGCGCGCCGGAGCCCAGGGCATCGGCCGGATCGACATGGTCGAGGACCGGCTCGTGGGCATCAAGTCCCGTGAGGTGTACGAGGCTCCGGGCGCGATCGCGCTGATCACCGCGCACCAGGAGCTGGAGAACGTCACCGTCGAGCGTGAACTCGCCCGCTACAAGCGGCAGGTCGAGCAGCGCTGGGGCGAACTGGTCTACGACGGCCAGTGGTTCTCCCCGCTCAAGCGCGCCCTGGACGGCTTCATCGACGAGGCCAACCAGCACGTCAACGGCGACATCCGGATGACCCTGCACGGCGGCCGCGCGGTCGTCACGGGCCGGCGCTCCGACACCTCGCTCTACGACTTCGACCTCGCCACGTACGACACGGGCGACACCTTCGACCAGGCCGCGGCCAAGGGCTTCATCGACATCTACAGCCTGTCGTCGAAGATCGCCGCCAAGCGGGATCTGGCCTGA
- a CDS encoding MFS transporter, with protein sequence MTSTLRPAPVTEVQQRPRRWLALCVLVLAVLLVAVDATVLGLATPYISEDLRPSGTQLLWIGDVYSFVIAGLLVSMGSLGDRIGRKKLLLVGATAFGLISVLNAYATTPELMILARALLGVAGATLMPATLALIRNIFHDPRERSLAIGIWGATASAGTAVGPVVGGFLLEHFWWGSVFLINLPVMVVLVLVGRRLLPESKSPDPGPWDLVSVVLSLVGVIGVVYAVKELAAHGPSGGAFAAGLSGCGALFWFVRRQLTLPKPVLDVRLFRNRGFSGAVLADLFTVLGMSGLVFFLSQYLQLVQGRGPFEAGLAEVPAAVGAVAAGLVAGRVARRFSVRTVVSAGLAAVGIALGTLTVLDRSTGYPLLGAALLVVGVGAGFSFTVTADVILSAVPKDQAGAASAVSETAYELGAALGIALLGSIVTGVYAGFAGPAGTPAGAHDSLGGAVEAAGSLPEHTAETMLTAARDSFVDGLALASGAGAAVLLATAAAAWFLLRGQKLET encoded by the coding sequence ATGACCAGCACCCTGCGGCCGGCACCCGTGACGGAGGTGCAGCAGCGCCCCCGCCGTTGGCTCGCGCTCTGCGTCCTCGTTCTCGCCGTGCTGCTGGTGGCCGTGGACGCGACCGTCCTCGGCCTGGCCACCCCGTACATCAGTGAGGACCTGCGGCCCTCCGGCACCCAGCTCCTGTGGATCGGTGACGTCTACTCGTTCGTCATCGCCGGTCTGCTCGTCTCCATGGGCAGCCTCGGCGACCGCATCGGCCGCAAGAAGCTGCTGCTCGTCGGCGCGACCGCGTTCGGCCTCATATCCGTCCTCAACGCCTATGCCACGACACCCGAGTTGATGATCCTGGCGCGGGCGCTGCTCGGTGTCGCGGGCGCGACCCTGATGCCCGCCACCCTCGCCCTGATCCGCAACATCTTCCACGACCCGCGCGAGCGCAGCCTGGCCATCGGCATCTGGGGCGCGACGGCCTCCGCGGGCACCGCTGTCGGCCCCGTCGTCGGCGGCTTCCTGCTCGAACACTTCTGGTGGGGTTCGGTCTTCCTCATCAACCTTCCGGTGATGGTCGTGCTCGTCCTCGTCGGCCGCAGGCTGCTCCCCGAGTCGAAGAGTCCGGACCCCGGACCCTGGGACCTGGTCAGCGTCGTGCTCTCGCTCGTCGGTGTGATCGGCGTGGTGTACGCGGTCAAGGAGCTCGCCGCGCACGGGCCGAGCGGCGGGGCGTTCGCCGCGGGCCTGTCGGGCTGCGGCGCGCTCTTCTGGTTCGTGCGCCGCCAACTGACGCTTCCCAAGCCGGTGCTGGACGTCCGGCTGTTCCGCAACCGGGGATTCTCCGGGGCCGTGCTCGCCGACCTGTTCACCGTGCTCGGCATGTCCGGACTCGTGTTCTTCCTCTCCCAGTACCTGCAACTCGTGCAGGGGAGAGGCCCGTTCGAGGCGGGACTCGCCGAAGTCCCCGCCGCTGTCGGCGCGGTGGCGGCGGGGCTGGTCGCGGGGCGGGTCGCGCGGCGGTTCTCCGTGCGCACCGTGGTCTCCGCCGGACTCGCCGCGGTGGGCATCGCGCTCGGCACGCTCACCGTGCTCGACCGGTCCACCGGCTATCCGCTGCTCGGTGCCGCCCTGCTGGTCGTCGGTGTCGGCGCGGGCTTCTCGTTCACCGTCACCGCCGACGTCATCCTCTCCGCCGTGCCCAAGGACCAGGCGGGCGCCGCGTCCGCGGTCTCCGAGACGGCGTACGAACTCGGCGCGGCCCTCGGCATCGCGCTGCTCGGCTCCATCGTGACCGGCGTCTACGCGGGCTTCGCCGGCCCCGCGGGCACACCGGCCGGGGCGCACGACTCGCTGGGCGGAGCGGTGGAGGCCGCCGGAAGCCTGCCCGAGCACACCGCGGAGACCATGCTCACCGCGGCCAGGGACTCCTTCGTGGACGGTCTGGCGCTCGCCTCCGGCGCGGGCGCGGCGGTCCTGCTCGCCACCGCGGCGGCGGCGTGGTTCCTGCTGCGCGGCCAGAAGCTGGAGACCTAG
- a CDS encoding sensor histidine kinase gives MRARLTAGLVVLLAVGCAAVGVAAVYELDGFLTGRLDQQLQDAGARFPASLEHSLAKPTDHDGDEHGDTRRQSTGTFGARLVGTDVTNAAVVPSGTGTAVRNVDLTARDEAVLAAVPANGRAHTVRLSALGDYRVLATPGKDGDVLMTGLPTEPVDAAVHQLELVASLVSGVALVVAGVAGALWVRWSLRPLNRVAATATRVSELPLASGEVALPPRAPGADPRTEVGRVASAFNRMLGHVEDALTKRHASEERLRTFAADASHELRTPVASVRGHAELALLHPGPVPPKVTRALERIAAESARMGEMVDDLLLLARLDAGRPLERLPVDLTHLVLDAVTDARAAGPGHRWVLELAEEPVTVPGDAHRLQQVLANLLANARAHTPVGTRVTVSLEVEGAEALLKVRDDGPGVPEDVRPGVFERFTRADRRRADGAGSGAGLGLSIVAAVAEAHGGTVALESRPGATTFTVRLPAD, from the coding sequence ATGCGCGCCCGCCTCACGGCGGGGCTCGTGGTGCTGCTCGCGGTCGGTTGCGCGGCCGTCGGGGTGGCCGCGGTCTACGAACTGGACGGCTTCCTGACCGGCCGCCTCGACCAGCAGTTGCAGGACGCCGGGGCGCGGTTCCCGGCGAGCCTGGAACACAGCCTGGCGAAGCCGACCGACCACGACGGCGACGAGCACGGTGACACCCGCAGACAGAGCACCGGCACCTTCGGGGCGCGCCTGGTCGGCACGGACGTCACCAACGCGGCGGTCGTGCCGTCCGGTACCGGCACGGCCGTCCGGAACGTGGATCTGACCGCCCGCGACGAGGCCGTGCTGGCCGCGGTCCCGGCGAACGGCCGCGCCCACACCGTCCGTCTGTCGGCTCTGGGCGACTACCGGGTGCTGGCGACCCCCGGCAAGGACGGTGACGTGCTGATGACCGGGCTGCCCACGGAGCCGGTCGACGCGGCCGTGCACCAGCTTGAACTCGTCGCCTCCCTGGTGTCCGGCGTGGCCCTCGTGGTCGCCGGAGTCGCCGGGGCGCTGTGGGTGCGCTGGTCGCTCCGCCCGTTGAACCGGGTCGCCGCCACCGCCACCCGGGTCAGTGAACTCCCGCTCGCCAGTGGCGAGGTGGCGCTTCCCCCGCGCGCGCCCGGGGCCGACCCGCGCACCGAGGTGGGCCGTGTCGCCAGCGCGTTCAACCGCATGCTCGGCCATGTCGAGGACGCGCTCACCAAACGGCACGCGAGTGAGGAACGGCTGCGCACCTTCGCCGCGGACGCCAGCCACGAGCTGCGCACCCCGGTCGCCTCGGTCCGCGGCCACGCCGAGCTCGCGCTGCTGCACCCCGGCCCGGTGCCCCCGAAGGTGACCCGCGCTCTCGAACGGATCGCCGCCGAGTCGGCGCGCATGGGCGAGATGGTCGACGACCTGCTGCTGCTCGCCCGGCTCGACGCGGGCCGCCCCCTGGAACGGCTGCCCGTCGACCTCACCCACCTCGTCCTCGACGCGGTCACCGACGCCCGCGCGGCGGGCCCCGGCCACCGCTGGGTCCTGGAGCTGGCGGAGGAGCCGGTGACCGTGCCCGGCGACGCCCACCGGCTCCAGCAGGTGCTGGCCAACCTGCTGGCCAACGCGCGGGCCCACACACCGGTCGGCACCAGGGTGACGGTGTCCCTGGAGGTGGAGGGCGCGGAGGCGCTGCTGAAGGTGCGCGACGACGGGCCCGGGGTTCCCGAGGACGTCCGGCCCGGCGTCTTCGAGCGTTTCACCCGGGCGGACCGCCGCCGCGCGGACGGCGCGGGCAGCGGAGCGGGGCTCGGCCTGTCGATCGTGGCGGCCGTGGCCGAGGCGCACGGCGGCACGGTCGCCCTGGAGAGCCGCCCGGGAGCGACCACGTTCACGGTCCGGCTCCCCGCGGACTGA
- a CDS encoding lysophospholipid acyltransferase family protein, whose translation MSRFALIKAVLGPIMRLMFRPQVEGVEHIPGEGPVILAGNHLTFIDSMILPLVCDRQVLFIGKDEYVTGKGLKGRLMAWFFTGVGMIPVDRDGANGGVAALMTGRRVLEDGKVFGIYPEGTRSPDGRLYRGRTGIARLTMMTGSPVVPFAMIGTDKLQPGGAGIPRPGKVTVRFGPAMEFSRYEGMDRDRYVLRAVTDSVMTEVMRLSGQEYVDMYATKAKAA comes from the coding sequence TTGTCCCGCTTCGCGCTCATCAAGGCAGTGCTCGGACCGATCATGCGCCTGATGTTCCGCCCACAGGTGGAAGGCGTGGAGCACATCCCGGGCGAGGGCCCGGTGATCCTGGCCGGCAACCACCTCACGTTCATCGACTCGATGATCCTTCCGCTGGTCTGCGACCGGCAGGTGCTCTTCATCGGCAAGGACGAGTACGTCACGGGCAAGGGCCTCAAGGGCCGCCTGATGGCGTGGTTCTTCACCGGCGTCGGCATGATCCCGGTGGACCGGGACGGCGCCAACGGTGGCGTGGCCGCGCTGATGACCGGCCGCCGCGTCCTGGAGGACGGCAAGGTCTTCGGGATCTACCCCGAGGGCACCCGCTCCCCCGACGGCCGTCTGTACCGCGGCCGCACCGGCATCGCCCGGCTCACCATGATGACCGGCTCCCCGGTGGTCCCCTTCGCGATGATCGGCACGGACAAGCTCCAGCCGGGCGGCGCGGGCATCCCGCGGCCGGGCAAGGTCACCGTCCGCTTCGGTCCCGCCATGGAGTTCTCGCGCTACGAGGGCATGGACCGCGACCGCTACGTGCTGCGCGCCGTGACCGACTCCGTGATGACCGAGGTCATGCGGCTTTCCGGCCAGGAGTACGTCGACATGTACGCCACCAAGGCCAAGGCCGCCTAG
- the argH gene encoding argininosuccinate lyase — translation MSSNSGDVRLWGGRFADGPAEALAKLSASVHFDWRLAPYDIAGSRAHARVLHGAGLLTEDELTRMIEGLDLLESAVADGSFVGTIADEDVHTALERGLLERLGPDLGGKLRAGRSRNDQVATLFRMYLRDHARIIGGLIADLQEALIGLAEAHPGVAMPGRTHLQHAQPVLFAHHVLAHVQSLSRDAERLRQWDERTAVSPYGSGALAGSSLGLDPEAVAKDLGFEHGSVANSIDGTASRDFVAEFAFITAMIGVNLSRIAEEVIIWNTKEFSFVTLHDAFSTGSSIMPQKKNPDIAELARGKSGRLIGNLTGLMATLKALPLAYNRDLQEDKEPVFDSCDQLEVLLPAFTGMMATLTVHRERMEELAPAGFSLATDIAEWLVKQGVPFRVAHEVAGECVKVAEADGKELDELTDEQFAKISAHLTPEVRSVLNVAGALASRDGRGGTAPSAVAVQLAEIRTDVAAQQAWAVAKHKK, via the coding sequence GTGAGCAGCAACAGCGGTGACGTCCGGCTCTGGGGCGGACGTTTCGCCGACGGTCCCGCCGAGGCCCTGGCCAAGCTGTCCGCGTCGGTCCATTTCGACTGGCGCCTCGCGCCGTACGACATCGCCGGTTCGCGCGCCCACGCGCGCGTCCTGCACGGCGCGGGCCTGCTCACCGAGGACGAGCTCACGCGCATGATCGAGGGCCTCGACCTGCTGGAGTCGGCTGTCGCCGACGGTTCCTTCGTGGGCACGATCGCCGACGAGGACGTGCACACGGCTCTTGAGCGCGGTCTCCTCGAACGCCTCGGCCCCGACCTGGGCGGCAAGCTGCGCGCCGGCCGCTCCCGCAACGACCAGGTGGCCACGCTCTTCCGCATGTACCTGCGCGACCACGCCCGGATCATCGGGGGTCTGATCGCCGACCTCCAGGAGGCGCTGATCGGCCTGGCCGAGGCGCACCCGGGTGTGGCGATGCCCGGCCGTACGCATCTCCAGCACGCCCAGCCCGTGCTGTTCGCGCACCACGTCCTCGCCCATGTGCAGTCCCTGTCCCGGGACGCGGAGCGGCTGCGCCAGTGGGACGAGCGGACGGCGGTCTCGCCGTACGGCTCCGGCGCCCTGGCCGGTTCCTCCCTCGGCCTCGACCCGGAGGCGGTGGCCAAGGACCTCGGCTTCGAGCACGGCAGTGTCGCCAACTCCATCGACGGCACCGCCTCCCGCGACTTCGTGGCGGAGTTCGCCTTCATCACCGCGATGATCGGCGTGAACCTCTCCCGGATCGCGGAGGAGGTCATCATCTGGAACACGAAGGAGTTCTCCTTCGTCACCCTCCACGACGCGTTCTCCACGGGCTCGTCGATCATGCCGCAGAAGAAGAACCCGGACATCGCCGAGCTCGCGCGCGGCAAGTCGGGCCGGCTGATCGGCAACCTGACCGGGCTGATGGCCACCCTCAAGGCCCTGCCGCTGGCGTACAACCGCGACCTCCAGGAGGACAAGGAGCCGGTCTTCGACTCCTGCGACCAACTGGAGGTCCTGCTCCCCGCCTTCACCGGCATGATGGCCACGCTGACCGTGCACCGCGAGCGGATGGAGGAGCTGGCCCCGGCCGGCTTCTCGCTCGCCACCGACATCGCCGAGTGGCTGGTCAAGCAGGGCGTGCCGTTCCGTGTCGCGCACGAGGTCGCCGGTGAGTGCGTGAAGGTCGCCGAGGCGGACGGCAAGGAACTGGACGAGCTGACCGACGAGCAGTTCGCGAAGATCTCGGCGCATCTGACACCGGAGGTGCGCTCCGTCCTCAACGTCGCCGGCGCCCTCGCCTCGCGCGACGGCCGCGGCGGTACGGCGCCCAGCGCGGTCGCGGTCCAGCTCGCCGAGATCAGGACGGACGTCGCCGCCCAGCAGGCGTGGGCCGTGGCGAAGCACAAGAAGTAG
- a CDS encoding response regulator transcription factor: MNSPSPAHGTPRPPASGTETGADVAPEPGTAPSRGAARAPSLTRPDGTPVRVLVVDDDPDLAEVLSGALRYEGWEVRTAGDGASAAAEARELLPDAVVLDVMLPDTDGFAVLRDLHTVLPDVCVLFLTARDAVEDRIAGITAGGDDYVTKPFSLEEVVARLRGLLRRAGMARRIDEGPRLVVGDLAMDEEAREVTRGGDLIELSPTEFELLRFLMRNPRRVLSKAQILDRVWSYDFGGQAHVVELYISYLRKKVDVGREPMIHTVRGAGYVIKPAVAR, encoded by the coding sequence ATGAACTCTCCCTCCCCAGCCCACGGCACCCCCCGCCCCCCGGCCTCCGGTACGGAAACCGGTGCCGACGTCGCTCCGGAGCCCGGGACCGCCCCTTCCCGGGGGGCCGCCAGGGCGCCCTCGCTCACCCGGCCCGACGGCACCCCCGTGCGTGTCCTCGTCGTGGACGACGACCCGGACCTGGCCGAGGTCCTGTCCGGTGCGCTGCGCTACGAGGGCTGGGAGGTCCGTACCGCGGGCGACGGCGCGTCGGCGGCAGCGGAGGCGCGCGAGCTGCTGCCCGACGCCGTCGTCCTCGACGTGATGCTCCCGGACACCGACGGCTTCGCCGTCCTGCGCGACCTGCACACCGTGCTGCCGGACGTGTGCGTCCTCTTCCTCACCGCCCGGGACGCCGTGGAGGACCGCATCGCCGGGATCACGGCCGGCGGCGACGACTACGTCACCAAGCCGTTCAGCCTGGAGGAGGTCGTCGCCCGGCTGCGCGGACTGCTGCGCCGCGCCGGTATGGCACGCCGGATCGACGAGGGCCCGCGGCTCGTCGTCGGGGACCTGGCGATGGACGAGGAGGCCCGGGAGGTGACCCGGGGCGGCGACCTGATCGAGCTGTCGCCGACGGAGTTCGAGCTGCTGCGCTTCCTGATGCGCAACCCGCGCCGCGTACTCAGCAAGGCGCAGATCCTCGACCGTGTGTGGTCCTATGACTTCGGGGGCCAGGCCCATGTGGTCGAGCTCTATATCTCCTATCTGCGCAAGAAGGTCGACGTGGGCCGCGAGCCCATGATCCACACGGTCCGGGGCGCCGGGTACGTCATCAAGCCCGCGGTGGCCCGGTGA
- a CDS encoding L,D-transpeptidase family protein encodes MRLGAAALASASLLALAPGGPPPLAGLPAGLADTGGGTQLITAEAPRENATAGTLTWWDLRGGHWVRAGSAPARFGARGLVEGGARLQGTNTTPTGLYELPYAFGTGAAPDGTSMPYRRVRQDSWWCQDNASRSYNRWTEPRPGDCRAEESEHLIAYEKQYEYAFVIGFNYDRPVRGRGAGIFLHVNGIGPTAGCVSVPAGAMRRILAWAEPARRPHIAIGTAKGATAVTRY; translated from the coding sequence ATGCGCCTCGGAGCCGCCGCCCTCGCGTCCGCGTCCCTGCTCGCCCTGGCCCCCGGCGGGCCGCCGCCCCTTGCCGGGCTTCCCGCCGGGCTGGCCGACACCGGCGGCGGAACGCAGCTGATCACCGCCGAGGCGCCGCGCGAGAACGCCACCGCGGGGACCCTCACCTGGTGGGACCTGCGGGGCGGACACTGGGTGCGGGCCGGATCCGCCCCCGCGCGGTTCGGGGCGCGCGGGCTGGTCGAGGGCGGGGCGCGGCTCCAGGGCACGAACACCACACCCACCGGGCTGTACGAGCTGCCGTACGCGTTCGGGACCGGGGCGGCGCCCGACGGGACCTCGATGCCGTACCGCCGGGTGCGCCAGGACTCCTGGTGGTGCCAGGACAACGCCTCCCGGTCGTACAACCGCTGGACCGAGCCTCGCCCCGGGGACTGCCGGGCCGAGGAGTCCGAGCATCTGATCGCGTACGAGAAGCAGTACGAGTACGCCTTCGTCATCGGGTTCAACTACGACCGGCCGGTGCGCGGCCGTGGCGCGGGGATCTTCCTGCACGTCAACGGGATCGGTCCCACGGCCGGTTGTGTGTCCGTGCCGGCGGGCGCGATGCGGCGGATCCTCGCGTGGGCCGAGCCCGCGCGCCGACCGCACATCGCCATCGGCACGGCGAAGGGGGCGACGGCGGTCACCCGGTACTGA